From the Acidicapsa ligni genome, one window contains:
- a CDS encoding RNA polymerase sigma factor, whose protein sequence is MATDAVPFGDPLVTAWSSVRSVQSSQVMETKATNGRVGQMRQQASSQSETEDRLRARATEMDLIREAQAGSRAAFDSLVRQYEHQVLRLALHLTGSEQDAEDIYQEAFLKAYRYLGNFRFECSFYTWIYRIVTNLCLDMLRRRKTRKEDQSVVLDHSGDEIDLMAAVSDDRAYSNPAKELDRKVLGQRIQVALETLTPRERTVFELKHYQGLRLRTIGEMLNTTEETAKNTLFRATKKLRSQLAGLR, encoded by the coding sequence ATGGCGACAGACGCAGTTCCTTTTGGTGATCCGTTGGTGACGGCATGGTCGAGTGTACGGAGCGTACAATCCTCCCAAGTGATGGAGACGAAAGCTACCAACGGGCGGGTCGGCCAGATGCGTCAGCAGGCCAGTTCTCAAAGCGAGACGGAAGATCGTCTGCGGGCGCGAGCCACGGAGATGGACCTGATTCGCGAGGCGCAGGCGGGTTCGCGGGCGGCTTTTGATTCGCTGGTGCGGCAGTATGAGCACCAGGTTCTGCGGCTGGCCCTGCATCTGACGGGCAGCGAGCAGGACGCGGAGGACATTTACCAGGAAGCCTTTTTGAAGGCTTACCGGTACCTGGGGAATTTCAGGTTCGAGTGCTCTTTCTATACATGGATTTATAGGATCGTTACAAACCTGTGTTTGGATATGTTGCGACGCAGGAAGACTCGGAAAGAGGATCAGTCGGTCGTTCTGGATCACTCGGGGGACGAGATTGATTTGATGGCTGCGGTGTCGGATGACCGGGCCTATTCCAATCCTGCGAAAGAGTTGGATCGCAAGGTGCTGGGCCAGCGGATCCAGGTTGCGCTGGAGACATTGACGCCGCGTGAGCGGACGGTATTTGAGCTGAAGCATTACCAGGGTCTCCGATTGAGGACAATCGGGGAGATGTTGAACACGACAGAAGAAACCGCCAAAAATACGCTCTTCAGGGCGACTAAAAAGTTGAGAAGTCAACTGGCGGGATTGCGGTAA
- a CDS encoding anti-sigma factor family protein, translating to MKCAEIHEKVALAAYGELPDDQMHALAQHLVSCPECREEQEQLLALKTLAGAYPVIEPNANLVARSRTRLEEALDALPPKRWYDRVADWMTRTAAGLQNAPVAACLLLVAGAGLGSLGGYEYAAGRAANSVVAAASVRSDRPVAVAEPVVSPAAAATTRVSAAEISGVSNISNISKIVRQPNSNLVEVSYNQVEPRQVRGTLENPQIQQLLMLASQNAASPGVRDDSVGLLAAACKTGSGCQGADAQGTGIRDALMVALRYDRSATVREKALAGLEPYVSEDMQVRNAVLEALLNDPEAKIRSEAISMLQPVEADTSVRQVLSTVALSDQNSHIRTASRAVLQRVSEIQ from the coding sequence ATGAAATGTGCAGAGATTCACGAGAAGGTCGCACTCGCCGCCTATGGAGAGCTGCCAGATGACCAGATGCACGCGCTTGCGCAGCACCTGGTGAGTTGCCCGGAGTGTCGGGAGGAGCAGGAACAGTTGCTGGCTCTCAAGACGCTGGCGGGCGCATATCCGGTAATAGAGCCGAATGCCAACCTGGTAGCGCGTTCGCGGACGCGGCTGGAAGAGGCGCTGGATGCGCTGCCTCCGAAACGCTGGTATGACCGTGTGGCGGATTGGATGACGCGGACGGCGGCGGGCTTGCAGAATGCTCCGGTGGCGGCTTGCCTGCTGCTGGTAGCTGGGGCTGGATTGGGCAGTTTAGGCGGCTATGAGTATGCGGCTGGCCGGGCGGCGAATTCGGTGGTGGCTGCGGCTTCTGTTCGGAGCGATCGGCCGGTTGCGGTGGCTGAGCCTGTGGTGAGTCCTGCGGCTGCGGCTACGACTCGGGTATCGGCGGCGGAGATCTCGGGCGTTTCCAATATCTCCAATATTTCAAAGATCGTGCGCCAGCCGAATTCGAACCTGGTGGAGGTCAGCTATAACCAGGTGGAGCCGCGGCAGGTGCGCGGGACGCTGGAGAATCCACAGATACAGCAGTTGCTGATGCTGGCTTCGCAGAATGCGGCTAGTCCCGGGGTGCGCGATGACTCCGTTGGGTTGCTGGCGGCGGCGTGCAAGACGGGATCGGGTTGCCAGGGAGCGGATGCGCAGGGCACGGGGATTCGCGATGCGCTGATGGTGGCGCTGCGTTATGACCGGAGCGCGACGGTGCGGGAAAAGGCGCTGGCCGGGCTGGAGCCGTATGTGTCCGAGGATATGCAGGTTCGGAATGCGGTGCTGGAGGCGTTGCTGAATGATCCGGAGGCGAAGATTCGCTCGGAGGCGATCAGCATGTTGCAGCCGGTGGAAGCGGATACGAGTGTGCGTCAGGTGCTGTCGACGGTGGCGCTTTCGGATCAGAATTCCCATATCAGGACAGCTTCGCGGGCAGTATTGCAACGTGTCTCCGAAATTCAGTAA
- a CDS encoding PDZ domain-containing protein yields MKYFLRPYRSLYSLPGAVALGALLAVGGSMAGLTVEARAQGTQVGQLVKHARLLLHTPSQSYLGVDVGDIDQERAAALHLKDTHGVEITVLDHDAPAGKVGLRLHDVILQMNGQVVENAEQAKRMLRETPVGRKVHIVFSRDGAQQALTVQMANRRKMQDEAREQIGMVGTSGPSQGFLASGADIPSSGGFHFWGMGNSLKVGALVEPLTAQMADFLGVSSGLMIKSVAHRSAADAAGLKQHDVILGIGSEAVVTSSDWERLLRTNEGKPVQVEILRDRTKQLVLLQVDGKRHKS; encoded by the coding sequence GTGAAGTACTTTTTGAGGCCGTACAGAAGTTTATATTCGTTGCCGGGGGCGGTGGCTCTGGGGGCTCTGCTGGCTGTTGGCGGGTCGATGGCCGGTCTGACGGTTGAGGCGAGGGCGCAGGGTACGCAGGTGGGGCAGTTGGTGAAGCATGCCCGGTTGCTGCTGCATACTCCTTCTCAAAGTTATCTGGGCGTGGATGTGGGAGACATCGACCAGGAGCGCGCTGCGGCGCTGCACCTGAAGGATACCCACGGCGTTGAGATTACGGTGCTGGATCATGATGCTCCGGCGGGCAAGGTGGGTCTGAGGCTGCATGACGTGATTCTGCAGATGAATGGCCAGGTTGTGGAGAATGCGGAGCAGGCGAAGCGGATGCTGCGGGAAACTCCGGTGGGGCGCAAGGTGCATATTGTTTTTAGCCGGGATGGCGCGCAGCAGGCGTTGACGGTGCAGATGGCGAATCGGCGCAAGATGCAGGATGAGGCACGGGAGCAGATTGGGATGGTCGGCACGTCGGGGCCTTCGCAGGGGTTTTTGGCGAGTGGCGCGGATATTCCTTCTTCGGGTGGATTTCATTTCTGGGGAATGGGGAATTCGCTCAAGGTTGGCGCCCTGGTGGAGCCGCTGACGGCGCAGATGGCGGACTTTCTTGGTGTTTCAAGCGGGCTGATGATCAAGAGCGTGGCGCACAGAAGCGCGGCGGATGCTGCGGGATTGAAGCAGCATGATGTGATCCTGGGGATTGGCAGCGAGGCGGTTGTGACTTCGAGCGATTGGGAGCGGCTGCTGCGGACGAATGAAGGCAAGCCGGTTCAGGTAGAGATTTTGCGCGATCGGACGAAGCAGTTGGTGCTGTTGCAGGTGGATGGGAAGCGGCATAAGAGCTAG
- a CDS encoding RNA polymerase sigma factor — protein MQNAITIAGLGEPLTRVVELAEEKSAAFASLVERHSRLIFRIALAVTRDSQDAEDVVQETFLQIYKGDRWQQLDDEQAYLARTAWRLAVRKRRSPAQTHQEELSPSLQAPGTSPENLVMDQQMERKLHALIDQLPEKLRQPLALSALGELKLVEIAVILNIPEGTVRRRIHSARQLLRNHWENLRFQNRKGGTE, from the coding sequence ATGCAAAACGCGATCACTATCGCAGGTCTGGGAGAGCCGTTGACGCGAGTCGTGGAACTGGCAGAGGAAAAATCGGCTGCGTTCGCATCCCTCGTTGAACGGCACTCCCGCCTGATCTTCAGGATCGCCCTCGCCGTCACGCGAGACTCGCAGGACGCCGAAGATGTCGTCCAGGAAACATTCCTCCAAATTTACAAAGGAGACCGATGGCAGCAATTGGACGACGAACAAGCCTACCTCGCCCGCACCGCATGGCGACTCGCAGTTCGCAAACGGCGTTCCCCAGCACAAACCCACCAGGAGGAGCTGTCCCCATCGCTGCAGGCGCCCGGCACCAGCCCTGAAAATCTCGTGATGGACCAGCAGATGGAGCGCAAACTTCACGCCCTCATCGACCAACTCCCGGAAAAACTCCGCCAGCCGCTGGCACTCTCAGCCCTTGGCGAACTGAAACTCGTCGAGATCGCCGTAATTCTCAATATCCCTGAAGGCACCGTCCGCCGACGCATTCACAGCGCAAGACAATTGTTGCGAAACCACTGGGAAAACCTGCGATTTCAAAACAGAAAAGGAGGCACGGAATGA
- a CDS encoding radical SAM protein produces the protein MATPRRLSVQGRAKAASRKVRELALVGRALASTGHPVMAQIVPMRFCNLSCGYCNEYDKVSKPVPIDEMERRIDHLGRLGTSIITISGGEPLTHPELDDVIRRMRKVGAMAGMITNGYLLNVERIERLNDAGLDHMQISIDNINPDDVSMKSLKVLDKKLEMLAEHAEFHVNINSVVGGGIKDPNDALVISKRALELGFSNTIGIIHDGDGQLKPLGPEEAKIYFEVRNLERKSYSRFNQFQEAIAQGKPNDWRCRAGSRYLYICEDGLVHYCSQQRGYPGVPLSEYTTADVKREFLTAKSCSPNCTVSCVHQISYIDHWRAPQTRQIGPGSGLSEGHGAGHAAPELVTIQGAN, from the coding sequence ATGGCTACACCCCGGAGATTATCGGTGCAGGGTCGCGCGAAGGCTGCGTCGCGTAAGGTGCGTGAGCTGGCGCTGGTAGGTCGGGCTTTGGCTTCGACCGGGCATCCGGTGATGGCGCAGATTGTGCCGATGCGGTTTTGCAATCTGTCATGCGGATATTGCAATGAGTATGACAAGGTTTCGAAGCCGGTGCCGATTGATGAGATGGAGCGGCGCATCGACCACCTGGGGCGGCTGGGAACAAGCATTATTACGATCTCCGGTGGAGAGCCGCTGACGCATCCGGAGCTGGATGATGTGATCCGGCGCATGCGCAAAGTTGGCGCGATGGCGGGGATGATTACCAATGGCTATCTGCTGAATGTGGAGCGCATCGAGCGGCTGAATGATGCTGGTCTGGACCACATGCAGATCTCGATCGACAACATCAATCCTGATGACGTGTCGATGAAGAGCCTGAAGGTGCTGGATAAGAAGCTTGAAATGCTGGCTGAGCATGCTGAATTTCATGTGAATATCAATTCGGTGGTGGGTGGCGGCATCAAGGATCCGAATGACGCGCTGGTGATCAGCAAGCGGGCGCTGGAGTTGGGGTTCAGCAATACGATCGGGATTATTCACGATGGCGACGGGCAACTGAAGCCGCTTGGTCCGGAAGAGGCGAAGATCTACTTCGAGGTGCGGAACCTGGAGCGGAAGAGCTATTCGCGCTTTAACCAGTTCCAGGAAGCGATTGCGCAGGGCAAGCCGAATGACTGGCGTTGCCGCGCGGGTTCGCGCTACTTGTATATCTGCGAAGACGGGCTGGTGCATTACTGCTCGCAGCAGCGGGGATATCCGGGTGTGCCGTTGTCGGAGTACACGACGGCGGATGTGAAGAGGGAGTTCCTGACGGCGAAGTCCTGCTCGCCGAACTGCACTGTGAGCTGTGTTCACCAGATCAGCTATATCGATCACTGGCGTGCTCCGCAGACTCGGCAGATTGGGCCGGGAAGTGGTTTGAGCGAGGGACATGGGGCGGGGCATGCGGCGCCAGAGCTGGTGACTATTCAGGGCGCTAATTAA
- a CDS encoding bestrophin family protein, which produces MIVRTKLNWLRMLFIWRGSVIRSVLPQLLTVLVISIIVTATHGYIYHYQVELTVAPFTLLGVSLAIFLGFRNSASYDRYWEARKQWGTLLNVGRSLVRQALTIGSLEQSTPQTQQRNKEWVALLAAFAHALRHQLRNTNPEPDLNRLLPPDICAQTLKTQFRPIALLTELGKWVSDGLRKGEYGEITAVAFDRNLNDLSEVVGACERLANTPLPYPYSVMIHRTLYLYCLLLPFGLVSTLDYMTPVISVLVAYTFIALETLADEIEEPFGTLPNDLAIEYFSYGIEHSLQEMIGQSVPEPISGPKQYILL; this is translated from the coding sequence ATGATTGTCCGTACCAAATTAAACTGGCTCCGCATGCTCTTCATCTGGAGAGGCTCGGTCATCCGTTCCGTCCTGCCGCAACTCCTCACCGTGCTGGTCATCTCCATCATCGTCACCGCGACGCACGGCTACATCTACCACTACCAGGTCGAGCTGACCGTCGCTCCCTTCACCCTGCTCGGCGTATCCCTCGCCATCTTTCTCGGCTTCCGCAACAGCGCCAGCTACGACCGCTACTGGGAGGCACGCAAGCAGTGGGGCACTCTACTCAACGTAGGCCGCTCGCTCGTTCGCCAGGCCCTCACCATTGGCAGCCTCGAACAATCCACCCCGCAAACCCAACAGCGTAACAAGGAGTGGGTAGCCCTCCTCGCAGCCTTCGCCCACGCCCTGCGCCATCAACTCCGCAACACCAATCCGGAGCCGGACCTCAACCGCCTGCTTCCCCCCGACATCTGCGCACAAACGCTGAAAACACAGTTCCGCCCAATCGCCCTTCTCACAGAATTAGGCAAGTGGGTCTCCGACGGATTGCGTAAAGGAGAATATGGCGAGATCACGGCAGTCGCCTTCGATCGCAATCTCAACGATCTATCCGAGGTAGTTGGAGCCTGCGAACGCCTCGCCAACACCCCACTGCCCTATCCCTACTCTGTAATGATTCACCGAACACTCTATCTCTATTGCCTGCTGCTGCCCTTCGGCCTGGTCTCTACGCTGGACTATATGACGCCGGTCATCTCCGTCCTGGTCGCCTACACCTTCATCGCCCTCGAAACCCTGGCCGACGAGATCGAAGAACCCTTCGGCACCCTGCCCAACGACCTCGCCATCGAATACTTCTCCTACGGAATCGAGCATTCCCTGCAGGAAATGATAGGCCAAAGCGTCCCCGAACCCATCTCCGGACCAAAGCAATACATCCTGCTATAA
- a CDS encoding DsbA family protein produces the protein MNISSTPRSLAILKSSRVLLPAAALALAVLFVTPAKAQFGDSAPTTQVHDPSAIKPPAGARVAIVEFEDMECPDCANANPLLKQAAAKYNIPWVRHDFPLAFHAWSFQAAVNARWFDTKSKKLGDDYRDEVFANQRSITSLDVLLQFTQRYASSHGTPLPFALDPQGNLAALVKADYALGQRIGIQHTPTIWISTSQSKGAPFIEVVDRSRLFQIIDQAIADTKSAK, from the coding sequence ATGAACATTTCTTCGACGCCCCGCTCTCTCGCCATTTTGAAATCTTCCCGCGTCCTGCTTCCCGCCGCCGCCCTGGCCCTCGCCGTTCTCTTCGTCACGCCGGCAAAAGCCCAGTTCGGGGACTCCGCGCCCACCACCCAGGTCCATGACCCCAGCGCCATCAAGCCTCCCGCCGGAGCCCGCGTCGCCATCGTCGAATTTGAAGACATGGAGTGCCCCGACTGCGCCAATGCCAACCCTCTGCTCAAACAGGCCGCGGCAAAATACAACATCCCCTGGGTGCGCCACGACTTCCCACTCGCCTTCCACGCATGGAGCTTCCAGGCTGCGGTCAATGCCCGCTGGTTTGACACCAAGTCCAAAAAGCTCGGCGACGATTACCGCGATGAAGTCTTCGCGAACCAGCGCTCCATTACCTCCCTCGATGTCCTGCTCCAGTTCACCCAGCGCTATGCCTCCAGCCACGGAACGCCGCTGCCATTCGCGCTCGATCCACAGGGCAACCTCGCCGCCCTCGTCAAAGCGGACTACGCCCTCGGTCAACGCATCGGCATCCAGCACACCCCCACCATCTGGATAAGCACCAGCCAGTCCAAAGGCGCTCCCTTCATAGAAGTAGTCGATCGCTCCCGGCTCTTCCAGATAATCGACCAGGCCATAGCCGACACCAAATCCGCAAAATAA
- a CDS encoding elongation factor G, with product MRTYLGSEIRNVAVIGHAHSGKTTLIAALLHAAKMTSTQGRVADGTAATAYDEEEVARGTTMQNAVAFAEWQGVKVNLVDTPGFHMFSHEARSAMLPVEAALVLVNAQCGVEAVTERVWSYAAEYNLPRIVVLNQMDSPRAGGGQGLSALMEDLHERWGRTCVPVQLPITGPEGFTGVVDLVTMQAFFYQPGGQGAGKIGEVPSGMLASARAAHEALVELVAEGKDELMEEFFEQGTIPEQHLITALHEAIREDRIFPVLFTSGQTNVATDHLLDFLKVYAPTATERAAIAVSDPVVETADVMQSVAVSGANGSSNGHGGDFGVEKETSMSNGLEHSESRHLSGIDTGIVLRAVTDSEPAALFVYKTMADPFTGRVSFFKVVSGVVRTDAVVENYTRKGQERLSHLSVMQGRKAVEVAELHAGDLGAVAKLRETFTGDTLGQKGAEIRVESVPRPEASMTYAIEPKTRADEDKLAGALHKVMEEDQMVRFFRDAETNEFLVAGAGQQHIEAIVARLKRRYHTEVTLKSPKVPYRETIRGKAEAQGRHKKQSGGHGQYGDCKIRLEPLPRGAGFQFGNEIFGGSIPRQYVPAVEKGILETALRGFLAGYPVVDFKATVYDGSYHDVDSNELSFKVAGRMAFRKAMEQARPCLLEPVMRVEIEAPEEFAGALMGDLNGRRGRVQGMNARGKTTVIEAEVPMAEMLSYGATLTSLTQGRGSFRMEMKHYDVVPPAVAEKILASAKRVVVEDEE from the coding sequence ATGAGAACTTATCTCGGAAGTGAGATTCGAAATGTGGCCGTGATTGGTCATGCGCACAGCGGTAAAACTACGTTGATTGCGGCTCTGTTGCATGCGGCGAAGATGACTTCGACGCAGGGCCGGGTGGCGGATGGTACTGCTGCGACTGCGTATGACGAAGAGGAAGTGGCGCGCGGGACGACGATGCAGAATGCGGTGGCTTTTGCGGAGTGGCAGGGGGTGAAGGTCAATCTTGTCGATACTCCGGGGTTTCACATGTTCAGCCACGAGGCTCGGTCGGCGATGCTGCCGGTAGAAGCGGCGCTGGTGCTGGTGAATGCGCAGTGCGGCGTGGAGGCGGTGACGGAGCGGGTGTGGTCGTATGCGGCGGAGTACAATCTGCCGCGTATTGTGGTGCTGAACCAGATGGATTCGCCGCGGGCTGGCGGGGGGCAGGGATTGTCGGCGCTGATGGAGGATCTGCATGAGCGCTGGGGGCGGACCTGCGTTCCGGTACAGTTGCCGATTACCGGGCCGGAGGGATTTACAGGTGTGGTGGACCTGGTGACGATGCAGGCTTTTTTTTACCAGCCGGGCGGGCAGGGCGCGGGCAAGATTGGCGAGGTTCCTTCGGGAATGCTGGCGTCTGCACGGGCGGCGCATGAGGCGCTGGTGGAGCTGGTGGCCGAGGGTAAAGATGAGTTGATGGAGGAGTTTTTTGAGCAGGGGACGATTCCGGAGCAGCACCTGATTACGGCGCTGCATGAGGCGATTCGCGAGGACCGGATTTTTCCGGTGTTGTTTACCAGCGGGCAGACGAATGTGGCGACGGATCATCTGCTGGATTTTCTGAAGGTGTATGCGCCGACGGCAACGGAGCGGGCTGCGATTGCGGTGAGCGATCCGGTGGTGGAGACTGCGGATGTGATGCAGAGCGTGGCGGTCAGCGGGGCGAATGGGAGTTCGAACGGGCATGGCGGCGACTTTGGGGTGGAAAAAGAGACGAGCATGAGCAATGGGCTGGAGCATTCTGAAAGCCGCCATTTATCGGGGATCGATACGGGGATTGTTTTGCGGGCGGTGACGGATTCTGAACCTGCGGCGTTGTTTGTCTACAAGACGATGGCCGATCCATTTACGGGGCGGGTCAGTTTTTTCAAGGTGGTGAGCGGGGTCGTCAGGACGGATGCTGTTGTGGAGAACTACACGCGCAAGGGGCAGGAGCGGCTTTCGCATCTGAGTGTGATGCAGGGGCGCAAGGCGGTTGAGGTTGCGGAACTGCATGCGGGCGACCTGGGTGCGGTGGCCAAGCTGCGCGAGACGTTTACCGGCGATACGCTTGGGCAGAAGGGTGCGGAGATTCGCGTGGAGTCGGTGCCTCGTCCGGAGGCGAGTATGACGTATGCGATTGAGCCGAAGACCAGGGCGGATGAGGATAAGCTGGCCGGCGCTCTGCATAAGGTGATGGAAGAGGACCAGATGGTGCGGTTCTTCCGGGATGCGGAGACGAACGAGTTCCTGGTGGCGGGCGCGGGACAGCAGCATATTGAGGCGATCGTTGCGCGGCTGAAGAGGCGATATCACACCGAGGTGACGCTGAAATCTCCGAAGGTGCCTTATCGGGAGACGATTCGGGGTAAGGCGGAGGCGCAGGGACGGCATAAGAAGCAGTCGGGCGGTCATGGGCAGTATGGGGATTGCAAGATCCGGCTGGAGCCGTTGCCTCGCGGGGCGGGCTTTCAGTTTGGGAATGAGATTTTTGGCGGGTCGATTCCGCGGCAGTATGTTCCGGCGGTCGAGAAGGGGATTCTGGAGACGGCTTTGCGGGGATTTCTGGCGGGGTATCCGGTGGTGGACTTCAAGGCGACGGTTTACGACGGAAGCTACCATGATGTTGATTCCAATGAGCTTTCGTTCAAAGTGGCGGGCCGGATGGCTTTCCGGAAGGCGATGGAGCAGGCGCGGCCATGCCTGCTGGAGCCGGTGATGCGGGTGGAGATCGAGGCTCCGGAGGAGTTTGCGGGGGCGCTGATGGGGGATCTCAATGGCCGTCGCGGGCGGGTGCAGGGGATGAATGCGCGGGGGAAGACTACGGTGATTGAAGCGGAGGTTCCGATGGCGGAGATGCTGAGCTATGGGGCGACGCTGACTTCACTGACGCAGGGGCGAGGGAGTTTTCGGATGGAGATGAAGCATTACGACGTGGTGCCGCCGGCGGTTGCGGAGAAGATTTTGGCTTCGGCCAAGCGGGTGGTGGTAGAGGATGAGGAGTAG
- a CDS encoding TolC family protein, whose translation MDRMLKTDFWQRGVPALGLVFAVLLGGGASSAVAQSSDLPSSPQANPSSLANPFYGSVTLHPATDEVLRLSLDDAVNRGFQTNLGLKESEQGEQSLHSQKLEAMQLFLPSITVTGGPEVHQYNLAALGFGPSLLAKAAPLFPEFNFADLSLITKADVVTGQVNYEQTLFSGPVFSGYRAVTAAEQVAYYAKMSARGEVVQQVATAYLAVIAAQSEVDNAKSLLEADKVLADQAHDKHLAGTIPNLDEIRARVQYQQQEQVMLADENKLDKSLILLKREIGVAPGQKITLTDPAPYSDLAALTHEELRAEAYDNRQDYQNLQAQERELAMVLSARRQERLPTLTFKGNYGVTGVTGDGYHGTMSAVGTLKVPVFQEGTLRGDRDVARAQLAATNLQLGDLRNKIDQQVRSVLMDVHADRQLVDVARSNVDLAGSALSDEMDRFKSGIDDTLPLVQAQASLASAQSNLVQSLYQYNVSKLLLARTAGVLEQQYKTYLGK comes from the coding sequence ATGGATCGAATGCTAAAAACAGATTTTTGGCAGCGGGGAGTACCTGCACTCGGCCTTGTTTTTGCTGTATTGCTGGGTGGTGGGGCGTCTTCTGCTGTTGCGCAGTCGTCGGACCTGCCTTCCAGTCCGCAGGCGAATCCGAGTTCGCTGGCTAATCCTTTTTACGGTAGCGTCACGCTGCATCCGGCGACGGATGAGGTGTTGAGGCTGTCTTTGGACGATGCGGTGAATCGCGGTTTCCAGACGAATCTCGGTCTGAAGGAATCGGAGCAGGGAGAGCAGTCGCTGCACAGCCAGAAGCTTGAGGCGATGCAGCTATTTCTGCCGTCGATTACGGTAACGGGTGGGCCGGAGGTTCATCAGTACAACCTGGCGGCGCTGGGTTTTGGGCCGAGTCTACTGGCAAAGGCTGCTCCGCTTTTTCCGGAGTTCAACTTTGCGGATCTGTCGTTGATTACCAAGGCCGACGTGGTGACAGGGCAGGTGAATTACGAGCAGACGCTGTTTTCCGGTCCGGTGTTCAGCGGCTACAGGGCAGTAACGGCTGCCGAGCAGGTTGCCTACTATGCGAAGATGTCGGCGCGCGGCGAGGTTGTGCAGCAGGTGGCGACGGCGTACCTGGCGGTGATTGCGGCGCAGAGCGAAGTGGATAATGCCAAGTCGCTGCTGGAGGCGGACAAGGTACTTGCGGACCAGGCGCATGACAAGCATCTGGCGGGGACGATTCCGAATCTGGATGAGATTCGGGCGCGCGTGCAGTACCAGCAGCAGGAGCAGGTGATGCTGGCGGATGAGAACAAGCTGGATAAGAGCTTGATCCTGCTGAAGCGGGAGATTGGCGTTGCTCCGGGGCAGAAGATTACGCTGACCGATCCTGCTCCATATAGCGACCTGGCGGCGCTGACGCATGAGGAATTGAGGGCTGAGGCTTACGACAATCGGCAGGACTATCAGAATTTGCAGGCTCAGGAGCGGGAGCTGGCCATGGTGTTGAGCGCTCGCAGGCAGGAGCGGTTGCCGACCCTGACGTTCAAGGGGAACTATGGCGTTACGGGTGTGACGGGGGATGGCTATCACGGCACGATGTCCGCTGTCGGCACGTTGAAGGTGCCGGTTTTTCAGGAAGGTACGCTGCGCGGCGACAGGGATGTGGCTCGGGCGCAACTGGCGGCAACGAATCTGCAGCTTGGAGATCTGAGGAACAAGATCGATCAGCAGGTGCGTTCTGTGCTGATGGATGTACATGCCGACCGGCAGCTTGTGGATGTGGCGCGGTCGAATGTTGACCTGGCGGGCAGTGCGCTTTCGGATGAGATGGATCGCTTCAAATCCGGAATTGACGATACGCTGCCGCTGGTGCAGGCGCAGGCTTCGCTGGCCTCGGCGCAGAGCAACCTGGTGCAGAGTTTGTATCAGTACAACGTTTCGAAGTTGCTGCTGGCGCGAACGGCCGGAGTGTTGGAGCAGCAGTACAAGACTTATCTGGGTAAGTAG